One Brevibacterium spongiae DNA segment encodes these proteins:
- a CDS encoding DUF5979 domain-containing protein — MLDSLEAPPNRLMRFTIYLLTLLVALSSAMMLPQAASANTQAPAEGSPIVFTDISFEKEEFPSGTNQRLNVSWKIDGKAQNPVTVSLDMPEELNASNDRFALTGPDGESAGECLVQNNTITCTADEDFIENNPYDVSGSFFLTVQSTFRNIETIEHTYDFGEFQNEVVITRNANWCDSNCEYGSQGQGKYGWYDNINDQIIWTVNVPAGKQGMGIGEKVSVTDVMDTDDYTLVKDGTYPRVLAAKSISYNSWGRESLNYATVPTDKVKWSNGNLTASFTTEAGLGSDYSAGECTTNKGEDVPCTRGIDGAFYQVQWKVDVNTPGELRPNGDRVFYNGAEWTVAGETKKIERSSTTRRSGGGNVVGRNFGKFQIEKELTGDTTLYPEFEVKYTYHEEGQEPQERTGKFHAGGSLSSPEIWRGTTVSINEIKPTDPANVTWDDPVIVDADGNEITELTFSADNGNLGKVTKLTLKNRAVLNKGTFKAQKTIENPDGVSLPDDAEYTLAYSYPADSAKGIPAGSGELKLPANGDAVESGDLPVGAKLTLKEIGLPNVPGATWDDPKLSHDTLTIGEDKTVTVDVTNTITQDLGQFQVKKSTSGDGQELIPEGTEFIVKYSFEGTNGFEGGSGELTVAAGETSEASPKIPAGATVTLEEMTPVDPEGGSWGVPEFSESEFTVTKDQVITIDLDNPITWNNGDFSVQKVVEGDASHLVDDDVAFTVDYTYELPEALGAENDTGAGTLTVLNDGKAVTSDPLPYDTQVTLSEVQPGPIAAATWTGSTFDHSTFKIGDETTFGVTLTNTIELDLGAFSVEKKVSGTGDHLVADDAEFTVKYSYPEGPNFDAGKGEITVTPGGEPVVIKDLPAGAQVTLEEVAPKNPEGGTWTDVSWTEGNVVTIGKDETTAVVLDNAIELNTGDFSVAKGLDGEGSGLLPDDASFVVHYEYEAGKGFDAGEGQFEVSADGTPVTSEQLPYGAKVHLTEAEPINIEGATWEGYEFSPSTVTIGDGTTAEVLLTNTYGLNEGYFSVTKAVEGSGKGLVPEDTEFTVEYSYPAGNGFEAGKGELVVKADGQTVKSDPLPYGAEVTLAEVEPVKVEGGTWVDFKFSTDTFTIGDGTTVDVLLTNEHDLNSGHFSVVKALEGSGAGLVSDDTEFTVEYSYPAGNGFEAGEGELVVKADGTVATSEALPYGAEVKLSEVAPEAPEGGEWISHEFSPDTVTIGDGTTAEVTLTNTIGLNDGFFSVTKAVEGTGKGLVPEDTEFTVEYSYPAGNGFEAGKGELVVKADGETVKSDPLPYGAEVALTEVEPVKIEGGTWVNFEFSTDTLTIGDGTTVDVLLTNENERGAGHFSVVKALEGSGADLVNPTTEFVVEYSYPAGDGFEAGKGELTVHADGTVATSDALPYGAELTLKEAAPVAIAGGEWTDHEFSEDTVTIGENTTVEVTLTNSIDADEVPNDAGDPGKPGDSGTPGGSGNPGDAGKPGGGDGFLPRTGLSPWGALVAGLALIALGAGVYFYTTRRKRA; from the coding sequence ATGCTTGACAGTCTCGAGGCGCCGCCAAACCGGTTGATGCGCTTCACCATCTATCTGCTGACACTCCTCGTGGCGCTCAGCTCAGCGATGATGCTGCCGCAGGCAGCGAGCGCGAATACCCAGGCTCCCGCTGAGGGCAGCCCGATCGTGTTCACCGACATCAGCTTCGAAAAGGAGGAGTTCCCCAGTGGAACCAACCAGCGTCTGAACGTCTCGTGGAAGATCGACGGCAAGGCACAGAACCCAGTGACGGTGTCGCTGGACATGCCCGAAGAGCTCAACGCCTCCAACGACCGGTTCGCCCTGACTGGACCGGATGGCGAATCTGCTGGCGAATGCCTCGTGCAGAACAACACGATCACGTGCACCGCAGACGAAGACTTCATCGAGAACAATCCCTACGACGTATCCGGATCGTTCTTCCTCACCGTGCAGTCGACGTTCCGCAATATTGAGACGATCGAGCACACGTACGACTTCGGCGAATTCCAGAACGAAGTCGTCATTACCCGCAACGCCAACTGGTGCGACAGCAACTGCGAGTACGGCTCGCAGGGCCAGGGCAAGTACGGCTGGTACGACAACATCAACGACCAGATCATCTGGACGGTCAACGTCCCCGCGGGCAAGCAGGGAATGGGCATCGGCGAGAAGGTCTCTGTCACCGATGTCATGGACACCGACGACTACACACTGGTCAAAGACGGAACCTACCCTCGCGTCCTGGCAGCCAAATCGATCAGCTACAACAGCTGGGGCCGTGAGTCGCTGAACTACGCAACAGTCCCGACCGACAAAGTGAAGTGGAGCAACGGCAACCTCACTGCGTCGTTCACTACCGAGGCAGGGCTGGGCTCGGACTACTCGGCAGGAGAATGCACGACCAACAAGGGCGAAGACGTTCCCTGCACCCGCGGCATCGACGGGGCGTTCTACCAGGTCCAGTGGAAGGTCGACGTCAACACTCCCGGAGAGCTCAGGCCCAATGGCGACCGTGTCTTCTACAACGGTGCTGAGTGGACCGTCGCCGGCGAGACCAAGAAGATCGAACGGTCGAGCACCACTCGCCGCTCTGGCGGGGGCAACGTCGTCGGACGCAACTTCGGCAAATTCCAGATCGAGAAGGAACTCACGGGCGACACGACGCTGTACCCGGAATTCGAGGTCAAATACACCTACCACGAAGAGGGGCAGGAGCCGCAGGAGCGGACTGGAAAGTTCCATGCGGGCGGTTCACTCTCCAGCCCGGAGATCTGGCGTGGCACTACTGTCTCGATCAACGAGATCAAGCCCACCGATCCAGCCAACGTCACATGGGATGACCCGGTGATCGTCGACGCCGACGGCAACGAGATCACGGAGCTGACCTTCAGTGCGGACAACGGCAACCTCGGCAAAGTCACGAAGCTGACGCTGAAGAACCGTGCGGTCCTCAACAAGGGCACGTTCAAGGCGCAGAAGACCATCGAGAATCCCGATGGGGTCTCGCTGCCGGACGACGCCGAATACACTCTGGCCTACAGCTATCCGGCAGACTCCGCGAAGGGCATCCCCGCAGGCTCCGGTGAGCTGAAGCTTCCGGCCAACGGCGACGCCGTCGAAAGCGGCGACCTCCCCGTCGGCGCAAAACTGACGCTCAAGGAGATCGGCCTGCCGAACGTGCCCGGTGCGACCTGGGACGATCCGAAGCTTTCGCACGATACGCTCACCATCGGTGAGGACAAGACCGTGACGGTCGATGTGACGAACACGATCACTCAGGACCTCGGACAGTTCCAGGTGAAGAAGTCGACCTCCGGCGATGGGCAGGAGCTCATCCCGGAGGGCACTGAGTTCATCGTGAAGTACAGCTTTGAGGGAACCAACGGCTTCGAGGGCGGCTCAGGAGAGCTCACGGTCGCGGCCGGTGAGACCTCAGAGGCCAGCCCAAAGATTCCGGCCGGTGCCACCGTCACCCTTGAGGAGATGACTCCGGTCGACCCCGAGGGCGGAAGCTGGGGCGTGCCCGAGTTCAGCGAGTCCGAGTTCACCGTGACCAAGGACCAGGTCATCACCATCGATCTGGACAACCCGATCACGTGGAACAACGGCGACTTTTCCGTGCAGAAGGTCGTCGAGGGCGATGCTTCGCACCTCGTCGATGACGATGTCGCCTTCACGGTCGACTACACCTACGAGCTGCCGGAAGCCCTCGGTGCAGAGAACGACACCGGAGCAGGCACTCTGACCGTCCTCAATGACGGAAAGGCTGTCACCAGCGATCCGTTGCCGTATGACACGCAGGTGACACTCTCCGAGGTCCAGCCCGGACCGATCGCGGCAGCGACGTGGACGGGCTCGACCTTCGACCACTCGACGTTCAAGATCGGTGACGAGACCACTTTCGGTGTCACGCTCACGAATACGATCGAACTCGATCTCGGTGCTTTCAGCGTTGAAAAGAAGGTCAGTGGCACCGGTGACCACCTCGTGGCCGACGACGCCGAGTTCACGGTGAAGTACTCCTACCCTGAAGGCCCGAACTTCGACGCCGGCAAGGGTGAGATCACGGTGACTCCCGGCGGCGAACCGGTGGTCATCAAGGACCTGCCTGCTGGTGCGCAGGTGACTCTCGAAGAGGTCGCTCCGAAGAACCCTGAGGGCGGTACTTGGACGGATGTTTCGTGGACCGAGGGCAACGTCGTGACGATCGGCAAGGATGAGACCACTGCGGTCGTCCTGGACAACGCCATCGAGCTCAACACCGGCGACTTCTCCGTGGCCAAGGGGCTCGACGGTGAAGGCTCCGGTCTGCTGCCGGATGACGCCAGCTTCGTCGTGCACTACGAGTACGAGGCAGGCAAGGGCTTCGACGCCGGTGAGGGCCAGTTCGAGGTGTCCGCAGACGGCACACCCGTCACCAGCGAACAGCTGCCGTACGGCGCCAAGGTGCACCTGACCGAGGCGGAGCCGATCAACATCGAAGGCGCGACGTGGGAAGGCTACGAGTTCAGCCCGTCGACCGTGACGATCGGTGACGGCACCACCGCCGAGGTGCTTCTGACGAACACCTACGGCCTCAACGAAGGCTACTTCTCCGTGACGAAGGCCGTGGAGGGATCCGGCAAGGGTCTCGTGCCTGAAGACACCGAGTTCACCGTTGAGTACTCGTACCCAGCTGGCAACGGTTTCGAAGCCGGTAAGGGTGAGCTCGTGGTCAAGGCCGATGGTCAGACCGTGAAGAGTGATCCTCTGCCCTATGGCGCCGAGGTGACTCTGGCCGAGGTCGAGCCCGTCAAGGTCGAGGGCGGTACGTGGGTGGACTTCAAGTTCAGCACGGACACGTTCACGATCGGCGACGGCACGACGGTCGATGTCCTCCTGACGAACGAGCATGACCTCAACTCGGGTCACTTCTCCGTCGTCAAGGCACTGGAGGGATCCGGCGCCGGACTGGTGTCTGATGACACCGAGTTCACCGTCGAGTACTCGTACCCGGCCGGCAACGGTTTCGAGGCCGGCGAGGGTGAGCTCGTGGTGAAGGCCGACGGAACAGTCGCCACCAGTGAAGCGCTGCCGTACGGTGCGGAGGTCAAGCTGTCCGAGGTTGCCCCCGAGGCGCCCGAAGGCGGCGAGTGGATCAGCCACGAGTTCAGCCCGGACACCGTCACCATCGGAGATGGCACGACGGCTGAGGTCACGCTGACGAACACGATCGGTCTCAACGACGGATTCTTCTCCGTGACGAAGGCCGTCGAAGGAACCGGTAAGGGGCTCGTACCCGAAGACACCGAGTTCACCGTCGAATACTCCTACCCGGCCGGGAACGGTTTCGAGGCCGGCAAGGGTGAGCTCGTGGTCAAGGCTGACGGTGAAACCGTGAAGAGCGATCCTCTGCCCTATGGCGCCGAGGTAGCTCTGACCGAGGTCGAACCCGTGAAGATCGAGGGTGGTACGTGGGTGAACTTCGAGTTCAGCACGGATACGCTCACGATCGGTGACGGCACGACGGTGGACGTCCTGCTCACGAATGAGAATGAGCGGGGTGCGGGTCACTTCTCCGTGGTCAAGGCTCTTGAAGGATCGGGAGCAGACCTGGTGAACCCGACTACCGAGTTCGTGGTCGAGTACTCCTACCCGGCCGGTGACGGTTTCGAAGCCGGCAAGGGTGAGCTGACGGTGCACGCCGATGGTACGGTCGCAACCAGCGATGCTCTGCCGTACGGTGCGGAACTGACCCTCAAGGAAGCTGCCCCGGTCGCGATCGCGGGTGGTGAGTGGACCGATCACGAGTTCAGTGAGGACACGGTGACGATCGGTGAGAACACCACTGTCGAGGTGACTCTGACGAACTCGATCGACGCCGATGAGGTGCCGAACGATGCAGGTGACCCGGGCAAGCCTGGTGACTCAGGCACGCCCGGTGGCTCAGGCAATCCTGGTGACGCTGGCAAGCCCGGTGGCGGCGACGGTTTCCTGCCGCGAACTGGTCTGTCTCCATGGGGTGCACTGGTTGCGGGCCTCGCACTGATCGCCTTGGGTGCTGGTGTGTACTTCTACACCACCCGCCGGAAGCGCGCCTGA
- the galU gene encoding UTP--glucose-1-phosphate uridylyltransferase GalU: MNVEQVNRVRKAVIPVAGLGTRFLPATKATPKEMLPVVDKPAIQYVVEEATEAGLRDVVMITGRNKRPLEDHFDRVDGLEVALAKKGDQKKLAAVQHSTDLADIHYVRQGDPKGLGHAVLKGRQHVGNEHFAVLLGDDLIDERNPILPKMIEVAEKTGGSVVALMEVPPESIHLYGCAAVETTADGEVVKITGLIEKPATEDAPSNLAIIGRYVLAPEIFDVLETTKPGRGNEIQLTDALQELTGDTGGHGVYGVVFKGARYDTGDKLDYLKAVVQIACDRDDLGEYLKGWLRDYVPTLA; encoded by the coding sequence ATGAATGTTGAACAAGTCAATAGAGTGCGCAAGGCCGTGATCCCCGTCGCCGGCCTGGGAACTCGGTTCCTCCCCGCGACCAAGGCCACCCCCAAAGAGATGCTCCCCGTCGTCGACAAACCGGCGATCCAGTACGTCGTCGAAGAGGCGACAGAAGCTGGTCTACGCGACGTCGTTATGATCACTGGGCGCAACAAGCGCCCATTAGAGGATCACTTCGACCGGGTTGACGGACTTGAGGTAGCGCTGGCGAAAAAGGGTGACCAAAAGAAGCTCGCCGCGGTTCAGCATTCGACGGACCTTGCCGATATCCACTACGTCCGACAGGGAGACCCCAAGGGGCTCGGCCACGCCGTTCTCAAGGGACGTCAACACGTGGGAAACGAACACTTTGCCGTGCTCCTTGGCGATGACCTCATCGACGAACGCAACCCGATCCTGCCGAAAATGATCGAGGTCGCGGAGAAGACCGGCGGCAGCGTCGTTGCCCTCATGGAGGTCCCACCCGAGTCTATCCATCTCTACGGCTGCGCGGCTGTCGAGACCACGGCTGACGGCGAAGTCGTCAAGATCACCGGGCTCATCGAAAAGCCCGCCACCGAGGACGCTCCCTCAAATCTCGCGATCATCGGCCGCTACGTTTTGGCTCCGGAGATCTTCGACGTCCTCGAAACCACGAAGCCGGGACGGGGCAACGAAATCCAGCTCACCGACGCACTCCAGGAACTCACCGGAGATACGGGCGGGCACGGCGTCTACGGAGTCGTGTTCAAGGGTGCCCGCTATGACACCGGCGACAAACTCGACTACCTCAAAGCCGTCGTGCAGATCGCGTGCGACCGTGACGATCTCGGCGAATACCTCAAGGGCTGGCTGCGCGACTACGTGCCGACCCTGGCTTAG
- the wecC gene encoding UDP-N-acetyl-D-mannosamine dehydrogenase produces MPNTSAPVRPSVAVIGLGYIGLPTAAVLASSGAEVVGVDINADAVATINAGQVPFVEPDMATTVAGVVSQGYLRATTETPHADTYIVAVPTPFKDGHKPDLSYIETAGRQIAPLLEGNELIILESTSPPGATEFLAETIIKERPDLTLNPGSAQTVYFAHCPERVLPGRIMIELRTNDRIIGTLNGNAGERARDLYELFCEGEFLMTDARTAEMAKLTENAYRDVNIAFANELSVISDGLDINVWELIELANHHPRVNILQPGPGVGGHCIAVDPWFIVSTAPEQSSLIRTAREVNDSKPGYVLDKLLPQARRIQDVQIAALGLAFKPNIDDLRESPARQIVGKLAEELPEATIMAVEPNIDVLPAELENRSNVALTSLNEAIGAADIVLLLVDHNEFSRLDRSLLAQKIVHDTRGIWS; encoded by the coding sequence ATGCCCAACACCTCTGCCCCCGTCCGTCCTTCTGTCGCCGTCATCGGCTTGGGGTACATCGGCCTTCCGACCGCAGCTGTCCTGGCCAGTTCGGGCGCAGAGGTTGTCGGGGTCGATATCAACGCCGACGCAGTGGCCACGATCAACGCCGGCCAAGTTCCCTTTGTCGAACCTGACATGGCAACCACGGTGGCCGGCGTCGTTTCGCAGGGGTATCTTCGAGCAACGACTGAGACTCCGCACGCGGATACCTACATCGTCGCTGTGCCGACGCCCTTCAAAGACGGGCACAAACCGGACCTGTCGTACATTGAGACAGCAGGCCGGCAGATCGCTCCGCTGCTCGAGGGCAACGAGCTCATCATTCTTGAATCGACGTCGCCTCCGGGAGCAACGGAGTTCCTGGCGGAAACGATCATCAAGGAACGCCCGGACCTCACGCTCAACCCTGGCAGCGCACAGACTGTCTACTTCGCACACTGCCCTGAACGTGTGCTGCCCGGCCGGATCATGATCGAGTTGCGCACCAATGATCGCATCATCGGCACTCTCAATGGCAATGCCGGTGAGCGCGCTCGCGACCTGTACGAGCTCTTCTGCGAGGGCGAGTTCCTCATGACAGATGCGCGTACCGCAGAGATGGCGAAGCTGACCGAGAACGCCTACCGCGATGTCAACATCGCCTTTGCGAACGAACTGTCGGTGATCTCCGACGGTCTCGACATCAATGTGTGGGAGCTCATCGAACTCGCGAACCACCACCCTCGAGTCAACATCCTGCAGCCTGGACCAGGTGTGGGCGGCCACTGCATCGCCGTTGACCCATGGTTCATCGTCTCAACCGCGCCAGAGCAGTCCTCACTGATCCGAACTGCACGCGAGGTCAACGACTCGAAGCCCGGTTATGTGCTCGACAAGCTCCTCCCTCAAGCCCGTCGCATCCAAGATGTGCAGATTGCGGCGCTCGGCCTGGCGTTCAAGCCGAACATCGACGATCTGCGCGAAAGTCCGGCCCGCCAAATCGTCGGAAAGCTCGCCGAAGAACTCCCCGAGGCAACTATCATGGCTGTCGAACCGAACATCGATGTGCTTCCGGCCGAGCTTGAAAACCGCAGCAACGTCGCTTTGACCTCGCTCAACGAGGCTATTGGCGCTGCAGATATTGTCCTGCTGCTCGTCGATCACAACGAGTTCAGTCGCCTTGATAGGTCCTTGCTGGCTCAGAAGATCGTGCATGACACTCGGGGAATATGGAGCTGA